The Daphnia pulex isolate KAP4 chromosome 6, ASM2113471v1 genome contains the following window.
TCAACGCCATCAAAcagtcaaaaaagaagaagataaatttGCCCTACCTTTATTAAGACTgcgaaatacggccaggcatccagcacaagtgctccatccgcagtgaagttgaatccaccaggcaggataggaaaaagagGCACGTATGTAATGTGGgtacattcacatgggcgtaggCCTACATGAGGACACtatagaggaagaagagagacgtATAACTCGGCCGACATTGGTAGTTTCTTCAATGGGATGCTgtatatctaaataaaaaatagaaaatgttatgaaaaatatttaaagaaacaacaactcaacaagtaaggaaaagttgaaaatgagacccTAATTTTAACCctaaatttaataaaagtaacaaaaatcaatatctTAGCGATGATACTGATATTTGTTGCTAATGGCAGGTCAATACCAGCACAATCAAAATattgttacgatggctggatcaggcctcaaatctgcacacaTGAGAAAGTTACATAGTGAAAACAAACTGTCGTgtttacatgataaatgctagtcagaaACTagcatttcacaaatttggaataGGTTTACTCTTCTGTTTAGGCTGGCCAATATCATCCCATTTGTAATTTTAGTTGCATTTACCTGCCAAATAGCTTGAAGTGGAGAGCCGTGACACCAAAGTTCACACGACGATcacattttataattttatttgttgcctTATTTTTCGTGATAGTCAATgtacgtttccaaaaaaagtgaTCGTTCCGTGAACTTCTCGTTTTCAAAACTGGTAAACAAAacgagagcagacgacactagcATTCGATCGATATCTAATGCTAAacatatcgatagaaatttcCAAACCGCTCACGATCAAAGCGGTTTTCTCATTCGCGCTCGACATCTGCTGGACGGATCGGGACTATTTTAGTATTTAATAGTTCTTAGGAAATATTAGAATTCTATCAAATTCAGAAGACGTGCGTACTgcatattttattcatttttaagtAGGATTTAGCCAAATTCGCCGTATAATCAGAAGCAGTTCATAAATAGAAACATTATTAAATGTTATTGAGGTACAATATGGAACGTCAATTATGCGAGCTGGTCGGATACGAGAAGTGGATAAGCCTGCTCCCTGCCAAAAGGAGGTGTAGGCGGCAGTACTACTTCGGGACAGGTGGAATCCAAATAGCATAGAATTGTATTCCACTTTTTAACGGTGTAATACAACTGCAAATTCGAGAGTGAAGCTGCAATTTGCTGGGCCAGTACTGTAAATCCGGGTACATTCTGACGAGTCAAATCCTGTCCTTCATACACACCCCGGAACGGATATCCATACTGGATTGGATAATTGACGTCCATCAGATAAGTATTTGCTGGAGTATTTTGATTGAGTGGAGCTGCCAATACAGCAGCTGCGAACAGAGGAAGcagaatctaaaaaaatagaaacaaaatcatATAATTAGTTAACTACAGTATGTACTAGGTTTATAACTAGGAATTTTCGCAAATCATACAACACGGATTTACAACTCTATACGCGGAACAAGTTATACATATAGCATATACTCACAAGACAATTCATTATGATGGAACGAGCTTGGACTCCGACTCTTTCGATTCTGGACACTTTAACGACACTGATGCTGGCTTAACTCTATTTATACGGTCGTATACAGGGTCAGAATAGTGCGTTGATCTTCCGGctaaaaaacttgtttttttaaagtacACCCAAAACTTCTTAGCTTTCCCAAATACGGATCGCGGCCTCTGATGCGTACCTACATATGCAATCCTTCTAAAAAATTGTCATGTGATAATGTCAAAAGTCTTTCGTTTGGGTATTTGAGAGCAGAGCACGCCTCCTTGA
Protein-coding sequences here:
- the LOC124196420 gene encoding uncharacterized protein LOC124196420; the encoded protein is MNCLILLPLFAAAVLAAPLNQNTPANTYLMDVNYPIQYGYPFRGVYEGQDLTRQNVPGFTVLAQQIAASLSNLQLYYTVKKWNTILCYLDSTCPEVVLPPTPPFGREQAYPLLVSDQLA